From the genome of Eucalyptus grandis isolate ANBG69807.140 chromosome 2, ASM1654582v1, whole genome shotgun sequence, one region includes:
- the LOC104433928 gene encoding non-specific lipid transfer protein GPI-anchored 2, whose translation MAKTRAVAAVLAAVLLATVCGASAQMPAAAPGPAADECLSNLLNLTDCLSYVTSGSKLTAPEKPCCGELAGLLDSHPICLCELLSKASSFGISIDVNRAIKLPSVCNVATPPLSTCAAVGVPVGVPAGAPVGVPGTAPGSLAPTAGASSPTPGNTGNRASQNALLLAAGVGAAILQAFL comes from the exons ATGGCCAAGACGCGCGCCGTTGCCGCCGTCCTGGCGGCCGTCCTCCTGGCGACGGTGTGCGGCGCGTCGGCGCAGATGCCGGCGGCGGCTCCCGGGCCGGCGGCGGACGAGTGCCTCAGCAACCTGCTGAACCTGACGGACTGCCTGAGTTACGTGACGTCAGGGAGCAAGCTGACGGCGCCGGAGAAGCCGTGCTGCGGGGAGCTGGCGGGCCTGCTGGACAGCCACCCCATCTGCCTGTGCGAGCTGCTTAGCAAGGCCAGCAGCTTCGGCATCAGTATCGACGTCAACCGGGCGATCAAGCTCCCCTCCGTCTGCAATGTGGCCACCCCGCCGCTCAGCACGTGCGCAG CTGTGGGAGTTCCGGTTGGGGTTCCGGCGGGAGCTCCTGTTGGGGTTCCGGGTACTGCGCCAG GTTCTCTTGCGCCTACTGCCGGCGCCTCTTCTCCAACACCCGGGAACACAGGCAACCGCGCTTCGCAGAATGCGCTGCTTTTAGCTGCTGGCGTAGGTGCCGCGATCCTCCAGGCATTCCTCTGA
- the LOC104433929 gene encoding geranylgeranyl diphosphate reductase, chloroplastic: protein MASQSLHHHFASLRLRTRQPLKPSPRPLTVAASKNPPLPGRKLRAAVIGGGPAGSSAAESLASGGVETFLFERSPSSAKPCGGAIPLCMLDEFDLPHSLVDRHVTEMRVISPSNITVDFGKTLRPHEFIAMLRREVLDSFLRSRAESRGAELITGLVTDLELPRSSSSPYVVHYTSGGSKRSLAVDVVVGADGANSRVAKSIGAGEYSYAIAFQERIRLPDEKMKYYENLAEMYLGDDVSPDFYAWVFPKCDHVAVGTGTVRSKREIKAYQRGIRERARPKIEGGQVIKVEAHPIPEHPRPVRVRGRVALVGDAAGYVTKCSGEGIYFAAKSGRMCGEGIVKASEGGARMVGEEDLRREYLRQWDDRYVSTYRVLDLLEKVFYGSNWGREAMVELCGGEYVQRVSLESYMYKRLVEGDRWEGVKMAASTVATLVRCKIMSGEMGRLKAIA from the coding sequence ATGGCTTCCCAATCTCTCCACCACCACTTCGCCTCCCTCCGCCTCCGCACCCGGCAACCGCTCAAGCCTTCCCCGCGCCCCCTCACCGTCGCCGCCTCGAAGAACCCGCCCCTCCCAGGCCGCAAGCTCCGCGCCGCCGTCATCGGCGGCGGCCCGGCCGGGTCCTCCGCCGCCGAGTCCCTCGCCTCCGGCGGCGTCGAGACCTTCCTCTTCGAGCGCAGCCCCTCCTCCGCCAAGCCCTGCGGCGGCGCCATCCCGCTCTGCATGCTGGACGAGTTCGACCTCCCGCACAGCCTCGTCGACCGCCACGTCACCGAGATGAGGGTCATCTCGCCGTCGAACATCACCGTCGACTTCGGCAAGACCCTGAGGCCGCACGAGTTCATCGCCATGCTCCGCCGCGAGGTCCTCGACTCCTTCCTCCGCTCGCGCGCGGAGTCCCGCGGCGCAGAGCTCATCACCGGCCTGGTGACGGATCTGGAGCTCcctcgctcctcctcctcgccgtaCGTCGTCCACTACACGAGCGGCGGCTCGAAGCGGAGCCTAGCCGTCGACGTCGTAGTCGGGGCCGACGGCGCCAACAGCCGCGTCGCGAAGTCCATCGGCGCCGGGGAGTACTCCTACGCCATCGCGTTCCAGGAGAGGATCAGGCTCCCGGACGAGAAGATGAAATACTACGAGAACCTGGCCGAGATGTATTTGGGGGACGACGTGTCGCCGGACTTCTACGCGTGGGTCTTCCCGAAGTGCGACCACGTGGCGGTGGGGACCGGCACGGTCCGGTCCAAGCGCGAGATCAAGGCCTACCAGAGGGGGATCAGGGAGCGAGCGAGGCCGAAGATCGAGGGCGGACAGGTCATCAAGGTGGAGGCCCACCCGATCCCGGAGCACCCGCGGCCGGTCCGGGTAAGGGGGCGGGTGGCGCTCGTCGGCGACGCGGCGGGCTACGTGACCAAGTGCTCCGGCGAGGGGATCTACTTCGCGGCGAAATCGGGGAGGATGTGCGGGGAAGGCATCGTGAAGGCGTCGGAAGGAGGGGCGAGGATGGTGGGCGAGGAGGACCTGAGGAGGGAGTACTTGCGACAGTGGGACGACAGGTACGTGAGTACATATCGGGtgctggatctgctggagaagGTGTTCTACGGGAGCAACTGGGGGAGGGAGGCGATGGTGGAGCTGTGCGGCGGCGAGTACGTGCAGAGGGTGTCGCTGGAGAGCTACATGTACAAGAGGCTGGTGGAGGGGGACCGGTGGGAGGGCGTGAAGATGGCGGCGAGCACGGTGGCGACCCTGGTCAGGTGCAAGATCATGAGCGGCGAGATGGGCCGCCTGAAGGCCATCGCCTAG
- the LOC104433930 gene encoding probable apyrase 6 isoform X3: MDFSNLQSRASSSSSSSSSSSSSSSSSYIPPHRTQLHPRMHSFSPPPFPPQPPQPQKSRPKLLVLAAAALFCVAPFLYYIFATALSVHGSSKFADPSPGFHGLVINAAPSGSSIHVFEFYSEGALPSVAVDGSGTESERVRPGLAAFADDPGAAGRSISELIKFAKRRVRKKDRAKTKVVLAVSGGLEGLSPMVRGRIVESCRRVLRKSGFMFRDEWARVITGEDEGVFSWVAVNYILGTLGSESEDTIGTVELGGRSMEDDAWRSELHNSGELRTASSSNDKHVMNPCFPRGYGLTSKVRDAESLTSKVRDAESLTSYPAGNYSACKNDALALLRTRKDKCSHPPCNILLSSIGNLQGSAIPLERFYYTSEFFGMFSREGLFDLKLAGERYCADDDWGKLRNKQNSMEDLDLSRYCFSSAYVVALLHDSLGIPFDDKRVHSANRTGSIPFDWTLGAYVVLTMQDAVAHESDNFGEIVGNESVTYFSLFAVLLIVVLAAFLISQWQKPQLKTIYDLEKGHYIVTRVPR, encoded by the exons ATGGACTTCTCCAATCTGCAGTCCAgagcctcctcctcttcttcttcttcttcttcttcttcttcatcatcctcctcTTCCTACATCCCTCCTCACCGCACGCAGCTCCACCCCCGCATGCACTCCTTCTCCCCTCCCCCCTTCCCTCCCCAGCCGCCGCAGCCTCAGAAATCCCGCCCCAAGCTCCTCGTCCTCGCGGCCGCCGCCCTCTTCTGCGTCGCCCCCTTCCTCTACTACATCTTCGCCACCGCCCTCAGCGTCCACGGCTCCTCCAAGTTCGCCGATCCGAGCCCCGGGTTCCACGGCCTCGTCATCAATGCCGCCCCCTCCGGCTCGAGCATCCACGTCTTCGAGTTCTACAGCGAGGGGGCGCTCCCGTCCGTGGCCGTCGACGGATCGGGGACCGAGTCCGAGAGGGTCCGGCCGGGTTTGGCGGCGTTCGCGGACGACCCGGGGGCCGCGGGCCGGTCGATCTCGGAGCTGATCAAGTTCGCCAAGCGGCGGGTAAGGAAGAAGGACAGGGCGAAGACGAAGGTTGTGTTGGCGGTGAGCGGCGGGTTGGAGGGGTTGAGTCCCATGGTGAGAGGGCGGATAGTGGAGTCGTGCAGGCGAGTCCTGAGGAAGTCTGGATTTATGTTTAGAGATGAGTGGGCGCGAGTGATCACAG GGGAAGATGAAGGGGTTTTTTCTTGGGTTGCCGTAAATTACATTCTTGGAACCTTGGGAAGTGAATCTGAAGATACCATCGGGACAGTCGAACTTGGTGGCCGTTCTATGGAG GATGATGCTTGGCGATCTGAACTTCACAATTCTGGGGAGCTGAGAACTG CTTCAAGTTCAAATGATAAACACGTCATGAACCCATGCTTTCCCAGAGGATATGGGCTGACATCAAAAGTGAGAGATGCAGAGTCTCTGACATCAAAAGTGAGAGATGCAGAGTCTCTGACATCATATCCTGCTGGAAACTATTCTGCCTGCAAAAATGATGCCTTGGCACTTTTGAGAACAAGAAAAG ATAAATGCTCTCACCCACCCTGCAATATTCTCCTTTCTTCTATTGGGAATCTACAGGGCAGTGCAATTCCTCTTGAAAGATTCTATTATACATCTGAG TTTTTTGGGATGTTCTCTAGGGAGGGTTTGTTTGACTTGAAGCTAGCTGGTGAACGTTATTGCGCTGATGATGATTGGGGCAAATTGAGAAACAAGCAAAATAGCATGGAAGACCTGGATTTGTCCAGATATTGTTTCTCTTCGGCTTATGTGGTGGCTCTACTGCATGACAGTCTCGGAATCCCTTTTGATGATAAAAG GGTCCATTCTGCAAATAGAACTGGAAGCATTCCATTTGACTGGACTCTGGGAGCTTATGTTGTCCTGACGATGCAGGATGCTGTTGCACATGAATCCGATAACTTTGGGGAAATTGTTGGAAATGAGTCAGTCACCTACTTTTCATTATTTGCTGTACTTTTGATAGTTGTACTTGCTGCATTTCTCATTTCGCAATGGCAAAAACCACAGTTAAAGACAATTTATGATCTGGAGAAGGGGCACTATATAGTAACACGTGTGCCTAGGTAA
- the LOC104433930 gene encoding probable apyrase 6 isoform X1 produces the protein MDFSNLQSRASSSSSSSSSSSSSSSSSYIPPHRTQLHPRMHSFSPPPFPPQPPQPQKSRPKLLVLAAAALFCVAPFLYYIFATALSVHGSSKFADPSPGFHGLVINAAPSGSSIHVFEFYSEGALPSVAVDGSGTESERVRPGLAAFADDPGAAGRSISELIKFAKRRVRKKDRAKTKVVLAVSGGLEGLSPMVRGRIVESCRRVLRKSGFMFRDEWARVITGEDEGVFSWVAVNYILGTLGSESEDTIGTVELGGRSMEVTFAPRESTQLQTSRVVKLGGTTYNLYTLSLQQFGQDDAWRSELHNSGELRTASSSNDKHVMNPCFPRGYGLTSKVRDAESLTSKVRDAESLTSYPAGNYSACKNDALALLRTRKDKCSHPPCNILLSSIGNLQGSAIPLERFYYTSEFFGMFSREGLFDLKLAGERYCADDDWGKLRNKQNSMEDLDLSRYCFSSAYVVALLHDSLGIPFDDKRVHSANRTGSIPFDWTLGAYVVLTMQDAVAHESDNFGEIVGNESVTYFSLFAVLLIVVLAAFLISQWQKPQLKTIYDLEKGHYIVTRVPR, from the exons ATGGACTTCTCCAATCTGCAGTCCAgagcctcctcctcttcttcttcttcttcttcttcttcttcatcatcctcctcTTCCTACATCCCTCCTCACCGCACGCAGCTCCACCCCCGCATGCACTCCTTCTCCCCTCCCCCCTTCCCTCCCCAGCCGCCGCAGCCTCAGAAATCCCGCCCCAAGCTCCTCGTCCTCGCGGCCGCCGCCCTCTTCTGCGTCGCCCCCTTCCTCTACTACATCTTCGCCACCGCCCTCAGCGTCCACGGCTCCTCCAAGTTCGCCGATCCGAGCCCCGGGTTCCACGGCCTCGTCATCAATGCCGCCCCCTCCGGCTCGAGCATCCACGTCTTCGAGTTCTACAGCGAGGGGGCGCTCCCGTCCGTGGCCGTCGACGGATCGGGGACCGAGTCCGAGAGGGTCCGGCCGGGTTTGGCGGCGTTCGCGGACGACCCGGGGGCCGCGGGCCGGTCGATCTCGGAGCTGATCAAGTTCGCCAAGCGGCGGGTAAGGAAGAAGGACAGGGCGAAGACGAAGGTTGTGTTGGCGGTGAGCGGCGGGTTGGAGGGGTTGAGTCCCATGGTGAGAGGGCGGATAGTGGAGTCGTGCAGGCGAGTCCTGAGGAAGTCTGGATTTATGTTTAGAGATGAGTGGGCGCGAGTGATCACAG GGGAAGATGAAGGGGTTTTTTCTTGGGTTGCCGTAAATTACATTCTTGGAACCTTGGGAAGTGAATCTGAAGATACCATCGGGACAGTCGAACTTGGTGGCCGTTCTATGGAG GTTACATTTGCTCCTAGAGAATCAACGCAACTGCAAACTTCCCGAGTTGTCAAATTGGGTGGAACTACCTACAATCTCTACACGCTAAGCTTGCAACAATTTGGTCAG GATGATGCTTGGCGATCTGAACTTCACAATTCTGGGGAGCTGAGAACTG CTTCAAGTTCAAATGATAAACACGTCATGAACCCATGCTTTCCCAGAGGATATGGGCTGACATCAAAAGTGAGAGATGCAGAGTCTCTGACATCAAAAGTGAGAGATGCAGAGTCTCTGACATCATATCCTGCTGGAAACTATTCTGCCTGCAAAAATGATGCCTTGGCACTTTTGAGAACAAGAAAAG ATAAATGCTCTCACCCACCCTGCAATATTCTCCTTTCTTCTATTGGGAATCTACAGGGCAGTGCAATTCCTCTTGAAAGATTCTATTATACATCTGAG TTTTTTGGGATGTTCTCTAGGGAGGGTTTGTTTGACTTGAAGCTAGCTGGTGAACGTTATTGCGCTGATGATGATTGGGGCAAATTGAGAAACAAGCAAAATAGCATGGAAGACCTGGATTTGTCCAGATATTGTTTCTCTTCGGCTTATGTGGTGGCTCTACTGCATGACAGTCTCGGAATCCCTTTTGATGATAAAAG GGTCCATTCTGCAAATAGAACTGGAAGCATTCCATTTGACTGGACTCTGGGAGCTTATGTTGTCCTGACGATGCAGGATGCTGTTGCACATGAATCCGATAACTTTGGGGAAATTGTTGGAAATGAGTCAGTCACCTACTTTTCATTATTTGCTGTACTTTTGATAGTTGTACTTGCTGCATTTCTCATTTCGCAATGGCAAAAACCACAGTTAAAGACAATTTATGATCTGGAGAAGGGGCACTATATAGTAACACGTGTGCCTAGGTAA
- the LOC104433930 gene encoding probable apyrase 6 isoform X2 yields the protein MDFSNLQSRASSSSSSSSSSSSSSSSSYIPPHRTQLHPRMHSFSPPPFPPQPPQPQKSRPKLLVLAAAALFCVAPFLYYIFATALSVHGSSKFADPSPGFHGLVINAAPSGSSIHVFEFYSEGALPSVAVDGSGTESERVRPGLAAFADDPGAAGRSISELIKFAKRRVRKKDRAKTKVVLAVSGGLEGLSPMVRGRIVESCRRVLRKSGFMFRDEWARVITGEDEGVFSWVAVNYILGTLGSESEDTIGTVELGGRSMEVTFAPRESTQLQTSRVVKLGGTTYNLYTLSLQQFGQDDAWRSELHNSGELRTASSSNDKHVMNPCFPRGYGLTSKVRDAESLTSYPAGNYSACKNDALALLRTRKDKCSHPPCNILLSSIGNLQGSAIPLERFYYTSEFFGMFSREGLFDLKLAGERYCADDDWGKLRNKQNSMEDLDLSRYCFSSAYVVALLHDSLGIPFDDKRVHSANRTGSIPFDWTLGAYVVLTMQDAVAHESDNFGEIVGNESVTYFSLFAVLLIVVLAAFLISQWQKPQLKTIYDLEKGHYIVTRVPR from the exons ATGGACTTCTCCAATCTGCAGTCCAgagcctcctcctcttcttcttcttcttcttcttcttcttcatcatcctcctcTTCCTACATCCCTCCTCACCGCACGCAGCTCCACCCCCGCATGCACTCCTTCTCCCCTCCCCCCTTCCCTCCCCAGCCGCCGCAGCCTCAGAAATCCCGCCCCAAGCTCCTCGTCCTCGCGGCCGCCGCCCTCTTCTGCGTCGCCCCCTTCCTCTACTACATCTTCGCCACCGCCCTCAGCGTCCACGGCTCCTCCAAGTTCGCCGATCCGAGCCCCGGGTTCCACGGCCTCGTCATCAATGCCGCCCCCTCCGGCTCGAGCATCCACGTCTTCGAGTTCTACAGCGAGGGGGCGCTCCCGTCCGTGGCCGTCGACGGATCGGGGACCGAGTCCGAGAGGGTCCGGCCGGGTTTGGCGGCGTTCGCGGACGACCCGGGGGCCGCGGGCCGGTCGATCTCGGAGCTGATCAAGTTCGCCAAGCGGCGGGTAAGGAAGAAGGACAGGGCGAAGACGAAGGTTGTGTTGGCGGTGAGCGGCGGGTTGGAGGGGTTGAGTCCCATGGTGAGAGGGCGGATAGTGGAGTCGTGCAGGCGAGTCCTGAGGAAGTCTGGATTTATGTTTAGAGATGAGTGGGCGCGAGTGATCACAG GGGAAGATGAAGGGGTTTTTTCTTGGGTTGCCGTAAATTACATTCTTGGAACCTTGGGAAGTGAATCTGAAGATACCATCGGGACAGTCGAACTTGGTGGCCGTTCTATGGAG GTTACATTTGCTCCTAGAGAATCAACGCAACTGCAAACTTCCCGAGTTGTCAAATTGGGTGGAACTACCTACAATCTCTACACGCTAAGCTTGCAACAATTTGGTCAG GATGATGCTTGGCGATCTGAACTTCACAATTCTGGGGAGCTGAGAACTG CTTCAAGTTCAAATGATAAACACGTCATGAACCCATGCTTTCCCAGAGGATATGGGCTGAC ATCAAAAGTGAGAGATGCAGAGTCTCTGACATCATATCCTGCTGGAAACTATTCTGCCTGCAAAAATGATGCCTTGGCACTTTTGAGAACAAGAAAAG ATAAATGCTCTCACCCACCCTGCAATATTCTCCTTTCTTCTATTGGGAATCTACAGGGCAGTGCAATTCCTCTTGAAAGATTCTATTATACATCTGAG TTTTTTGGGATGTTCTCTAGGGAGGGTTTGTTTGACTTGAAGCTAGCTGGTGAACGTTATTGCGCTGATGATGATTGGGGCAAATTGAGAAACAAGCAAAATAGCATGGAAGACCTGGATTTGTCCAGATATTGTTTCTCTTCGGCTTATGTGGTGGCTCTACTGCATGACAGTCTCGGAATCCCTTTTGATGATAAAAG GGTCCATTCTGCAAATAGAACTGGAAGCATTCCATTTGACTGGACTCTGGGAGCTTATGTTGTCCTGACGATGCAGGATGCTGTTGCACATGAATCCGATAACTTTGGGGAAATTGTTGGAAATGAGTCAGTCACCTACTTTTCATTATTTGCTGTACTTTTGATAGTTGTACTTGCTGCATTTCTCATTTCGCAATGGCAAAAACCACAGTTAAAGACAATTTATGATCTGGAGAAGGGGCACTATATAGTAACACGTGTGCCTAGGTAA
- the LOC104433930 gene encoding probable apyrase 4 isoform X4 has translation MDFSNLQSRASSSSSSSSSSSSSSSSSYIPPHRTQLHPRMHSFSPPPFPPQPPQPQKSRPKLLVLAAAALFCVAPFLYYIFATALSVHGSSKFADPSPGFHGLVINAAPSGSSIHVFEFYSEGALPSVAVDGSGTESERVRPGLAAFADDPGAAGRSISELIKFAKRRVRKKDRAKTKVVLAVSGGLEGLSPMVRGRIVESCRRVLRKSGFMFRDEWARVITGEDEGVFSWVAVNYILGTLGSESEDTIGTVELGGRSMEVTFAPRESTQLQTSRVVKLGGTTYNLYTLSLQQFGQDDAWRSELHNSGELRTASSSNDKHVMNPCFPRGYGLTSKVRDAESLTSKVRDAESLTSYPAGNYSACKNDALALLRTRKDKCSHPPCNILLSSIGNLQGSAIPLERFYYTSEGGFV, from the exons ATGGACTTCTCCAATCTGCAGTCCAgagcctcctcctcttcttcttcttcttcttcttcttcttcatcatcctcctcTTCCTACATCCCTCCTCACCGCACGCAGCTCCACCCCCGCATGCACTCCTTCTCCCCTCCCCCCTTCCCTCCCCAGCCGCCGCAGCCTCAGAAATCCCGCCCCAAGCTCCTCGTCCTCGCGGCCGCCGCCCTCTTCTGCGTCGCCCCCTTCCTCTACTACATCTTCGCCACCGCCCTCAGCGTCCACGGCTCCTCCAAGTTCGCCGATCCGAGCCCCGGGTTCCACGGCCTCGTCATCAATGCCGCCCCCTCCGGCTCGAGCATCCACGTCTTCGAGTTCTACAGCGAGGGGGCGCTCCCGTCCGTGGCCGTCGACGGATCGGGGACCGAGTCCGAGAGGGTCCGGCCGGGTTTGGCGGCGTTCGCGGACGACCCGGGGGCCGCGGGCCGGTCGATCTCGGAGCTGATCAAGTTCGCCAAGCGGCGGGTAAGGAAGAAGGACAGGGCGAAGACGAAGGTTGTGTTGGCGGTGAGCGGCGGGTTGGAGGGGTTGAGTCCCATGGTGAGAGGGCGGATAGTGGAGTCGTGCAGGCGAGTCCTGAGGAAGTCTGGATTTATGTTTAGAGATGAGTGGGCGCGAGTGATCACAG GGGAAGATGAAGGGGTTTTTTCTTGGGTTGCCGTAAATTACATTCTTGGAACCTTGGGAAGTGAATCTGAAGATACCATCGGGACAGTCGAACTTGGTGGCCGTTCTATGGAG GTTACATTTGCTCCTAGAGAATCAACGCAACTGCAAACTTCCCGAGTTGTCAAATTGGGTGGAACTACCTACAATCTCTACACGCTAAGCTTGCAACAATTTGGTCAG GATGATGCTTGGCGATCTGAACTTCACAATTCTGGGGAGCTGAGAACTG CTTCAAGTTCAAATGATAAACACGTCATGAACCCATGCTTTCCCAGAGGATATGGGCTGACATCAAAAGTGAGAGATGCAGAGTCTCTGACATCAAAAGTGAGAGATGCAGAGTCTCTGACATCATATCCTGCTGGAAACTATTCTGCCTGCAAAAATGATGCCTTGGCACTTTTGAGAACAAGAAAAG ATAAATGCTCTCACCCACCCTGCAATATTCTCCTTTCTTCTATTGGGAATCTACAGGGCAGTGCAATTCCTCTTGAAAGATTCTATTATACATCTGAG GGAGGGTTTGTTTGA
- the LOC104433932 gene encoding NADH--cytochrome b5 reductase 1 isoform X2 yields the protein MEPLQSHRVEMLSIAVALVAVGAGTAYYFYLQRKPKGPKGCLDADNFKEFLLVKRTLLSHNVAKFRFALPTPTSVLGLPIGQHMSCRGKDSVGQEVTKPYTPTTLDSDVGYFELVIKMYPQGRMSHHFREMREGDYLAVKGPKGRFKYQPGQVRAFGMLAGGTGITPMFQVARAILENPHDETKIHLIYANVTYEDILLKEELDNFARSFPDQFHVYYVLNQPPEIWDGGVGYVSKEMVQIHCPAPASDIQILMCGPPPMNKAMAAHLNELGYTPEMQFKF from the exons ATGGAGCCCCTGCAGTCCCACCGCGTCGAAATGCTGAGCATCGCCGTCGCCCTCGTCGCCGTCGGAGCCGGCACCGCCTACTACTTCTACCTCCAGAGGAAACCTAAAGGTCCTAAAG GCTGTCTCGATGCCGACAACTTCAAGGAGTTCCTGCTCGTCAAGAGGACGCTGCTCAGCCACAACGTCGCCAAGTTTAGATTCGCTCTCCCGACTCCGACCTCAGTCTTGGGGCTTCCGATTGGGCAGCACATGAGCTGCAG AGGAAAGGATAGCGTCGGGCAAGAAGTTACGAAACCTTACACTCCGACCACTTTGGATTCCGATGTTGGATACTTCGAGCTGGTTATCAAG ATGTATCCCCAAGGAAGGATGTCCCACCATTTCCGGGAAATGCGTGAAGGCGATTACTTGGCTGTGAAGGGGCCTAAG gGTCGCTTCAAGTATCAACCTGGCCAAGTAAGGGCTTTTGGGATGCTCGCTGGGGGTACTGGCATTACTCCAATGTTCCAG GTCGCTAGAGCCATATTAGAGAATCCTCATGACGAGACCAAGATTCACCTCATTTATGCCAATGTCACATATGAGGACATCCTTTTGAAG GAAGAGCTGGATAATTTTGCCCGGAGTTTTCCTGATCAGTTCCATGTCTATTATGTCTTGAATCAG CCGCCAGAAATATGGGATGGTGGTGTTGGTTATGTATCCAAAGAGATGGTTCAAATTCACTGCCCAGCGCCAGCCAGTGACATTCAG ATATTGATGTGCGGACCACCGCCAATGAACAAAGCAATGGCTGCTCACCTCAACGAGCTTGGATACACTCCGGAGATGCAGTTCAAGTTTTAG
- the LOC104433932 gene encoding NADH--cytochrome b5 reductase 1 isoform X1, producing the protein MEPLQSHRVEMLSIAVALVAVGAGTAYYFYLQRKPKGPKGPKGCLDADNFKEFLLVKRTLLSHNVAKFRFALPTPTSVLGLPIGQHMSCRGKDSVGQEVTKPYTPTTLDSDVGYFELVIKMYPQGRMSHHFREMREGDYLAVKGPKGRFKYQPGQVRAFGMLAGGTGITPMFQVARAILENPHDETKIHLIYANVTYEDILLKEELDNFARSFPDQFHVYYVLNQPPEIWDGGVGYVSKEMVQIHCPAPASDIQILMCGPPPMNKAMAAHLNELGYTPEMQFKF; encoded by the exons ATGGAGCCCCTGCAGTCCCACCGCGTCGAAATGCTGAGCATCGCCGTCGCCCTCGTCGCCGTCGGAGCCGGCACCGCCTACTACTTCTACCTCCAGAGGAAACCTAAAGGTCCTAAAGGTCCTAAAG GCTGTCTCGATGCCGACAACTTCAAGGAGTTCCTGCTCGTCAAGAGGACGCTGCTCAGCCACAACGTCGCCAAGTTTAGATTCGCTCTCCCGACTCCGACCTCAGTCTTGGGGCTTCCGATTGGGCAGCACATGAGCTGCAG AGGAAAGGATAGCGTCGGGCAAGAAGTTACGAAACCTTACACTCCGACCACTTTGGATTCCGATGTTGGATACTTCGAGCTGGTTATCAAG ATGTATCCCCAAGGAAGGATGTCCCACCATTTCCGGGAAATGCGTGAAGGCGATTACTTGGCTGTGAAGGGGCCTAAG gGTCGCTTCAAGTATCAACCTGGCCAAGTAAGGGCTTTTGGGATGCTCGCTGGGGGTACTGGCATTACTCCAATGTTCCAG GTCGCTAGAGCCATATTAGAGAATCCTCATGACGAGACCAAGATTCACCTCATTTATGCCAATGTCACATATGAGGACATCCTTTTGAAG GAAGAGCTGGATAATTTTGCCCGGAGTTTTCCTGATCAGTTCCATGTCTATTATGTCTTGAATCAG CCGCCAGAAATATGGGATGGTGGTGTTGGTTATGTATCCAAAGAGATGGTTCAAATTCACTGCCCAGCGCCAGCCAGTGACATTCAG ATATTGATGTGCGGACCACCGCCAATGAACAAAGCAATGGCTGCTCACCTCAACGAGCTTGGATACACTCCGGAGATGCAGTTCAAGTTTTAG